AATTCTATATGCTCGATTCGCTTGCTTTTCGGATACGTCTATGAACAATACAGCTTTGTTCTTGCGGTTTTCCACCTTTGAAATCCTTTGTGAATACGAATCAATCTCTTTGTAAAATTGATGCTCTTCATCACGAGCATTACGGTAAGCAATCTCATCCTGATATTCTAGGATCAACGGATGCAAGTACTTATTGTGCTTCACAGTTTGAATATCCTTACGCCATTGATTGAACTTGGTCATTGATTCCGGCATCAGCAGTTCAATTGCATCAAGCTCTTTTAGCTGATTTATCGGATAATTGCTCATGTCCTTTAGTTCTATAAAACCGTGTCGCCACACCACCTATTCGCCCTCCTTACCAAAAAAAGAGAAACCACCTCTTAGCAGATCGTCAACTAATTCTTCAAGCTCAACTTCAGAAGCCATCCCCTCAGGCACTACATAACGGCTCAAATTATCATTTAAAAATGCTGAAAACGAGCCTAAGAAATCCGAGTTCTCAGGATAATCATATTTATATAGATACGTATTTCCATCTTTATAATGTTTATGAGAAAATCCCGTTCGGTTAGGAAGCTTGGACAAATGAATTCCAATGATGCTCGTTCTGATCTCAGTAAGTCGATTGAAGTCTTCCTCGAATTCGGCCTTATAAGTCTTCCGCTTGATCAGCTTTGAAATATCTATAGTAAACTTTAATTTAAACTTCATTTCTTTTACTATTTTATGGATATTCACAACATCCTCTGCTGTTTGCATCAAATACTTTAACTTTCCACTTTGCTTTTGCGGTCCATTAACTAAAGCAATTTTTATAGTTTTATATTTTTTCAGGCTTTTTTCGAGAATTGAGAACTGCTTGAAGAACTCCTCTTCACCGTAGGTTTGAGACCGCAATGGGGATAATAATTCCAGTGTATCAGGTATTCCATACTGGGAAAACGTGTCCATCAGATTTTTTATAACAACATCAAGCCTTGCTGTGTCTTTCCACAATAAATCATTGTCTTTCTCATAGCTCAGACGCAAAATGTATGCCTCATTTGGAGCAACCTTTAAAGTACCTGTTGTCGTTTCTAGAAAAATCATATTACTCTTGACATCTGCCGGGTACATCATGTCTTTCGTTGTTACTGGCACTAACACATTAATCCGTTTAACCAAGCTCACTCTTCCTGTCGAAATACATAGATTTACATATTCGGGCCAGTAGTCCTCATCATTTGCATTTTCAAATACCCATACATACATGATCAGCATTTCCAGTTCGCCTTTACGTCCATTAATAAAAGGGCGATGCTCGTTCTCTCTATAAAGAATATCCATGTTAAAAGGATTATCGTTGTATCTGTGGTTGTAACGATTAATGTAATAGAACTGCTCCGATTCCCTAATATAAATGCGCTCTATGTACTCGTTGAAAAAAGTGCCTGTATAGCTCTGAGCAAATTCGAATAAATTCACACCGTAACTGCGGAATGCCTCCTTTACCCAGCTAACCAAAGAGTTATCCAAATACTTGAATCCAGAAATGGACGGTTTTTCTGTCTCTTTTGCTTTTATCTCTTTTGCCAGAATGATCAATTGATCCCGATACTGATCAATTTCTGTTCCTTTCATTTTTGCACTGCTACAGAACTTATGAATCGTATTCTCATACTCCTCGGTACTGTAAATAAGATGAACGTATTTCCGTTCATACATCCATGACTTCAGTAATCGATCTATCCGGCTCTTTGTTTTTTTATAGTATTCAATAACAAAGCCCTTGCTTTCAGGAAATAAGCCTTCTATCTCTTGGGTGATTTTTAATGCTGATTGTTCTGTCTTGATGTTCTCATAATCGTATTCTTCCGGATTCAGATAATGATTGAAATAATCCATGACATACTTCAGAACCGTGGACATATTTTCGGCATGATTTTTAAAATTGAATTCATCAAGGTTATCTTTTTTCTTCATCTTTGTTATGTATTGTTCAACTGAAAGCATATAGTTCCCTCACTTTCAAATCGTTTGGGTTCAAATGCAAAAATTCCGAATCTATGGATGGATTCTTTTCTTCGTCAAGTCTTACTCATTCGAAGTGTTCATTTACACGTTCTGGCAGGTGTTTCCCTAATGATTGGAAACAGCCCTGTTCTACCGTTGTTAACTCATACAGACAATTATGATCGAAACTCTATAATAGATTTTCGACATACTTGTTTGCGGACTTGACGTTCATAAAAAGAACATCGTTGCCTGCACCATTACGTCTGAAGGTAAGGAAATCCGTAGGTTGGGCACCATGACCGACGATTTGATCTTGCTCATGGTGCTCAAGACCAAAAAATGCACTCATGCTGCTATGGAAAGTACAGGACCATACAGGAAACCGATATACAATTTGTTGGAGCTTGAGGATATGGAAGCACTTGTTGTAAACGCCCAGCGGATCAAGAGAATGTTCCGGGCCGTAAAACCCTATCTATCATAAATGACGGCTAAGCATCTATTTTAATGCAAACAAAAACCTTTCAAGCGGCTCGGAACGATTTGCTTGTTTTGAATCACATCAACCGCTCAATATTAATTTAAGGATGTATTTTGATGTCATAGTCAACATCAATTTTTATATTTTCCCAATATTTCAACCATTGCTCTTCCGTTATTTCTTTAGAAAACGGCTTAAGCGAATGTGTTCCGACCGCTAAGGGATCCACTTTCCACTGTTGCATTTTATTTAATAAATCTGACGTTTGTTCCTCAAGGTAGACCTCAATCTCATGAATTAAATGCTCCAATTGTTCCTCACTTTGAATTTTCTTTTCTCCCTGGTATTCCTCAATTCTTCCGTTCAATCCCACGTGTAAAGACAAGGATGAATAGTCCCTCGATAGTTTCATGCGAACATTGGATCGAATACGTCCTAAACTGATAGATAACTTTGGAATGGCCAAGACTTTTAAGAAATGATCGTTATCCAGAAGTTGAAAAATTTCATCGTCCACGTCTTGAATGACCATTACTTCTTTATCTTTTTGGAAGAAGGCTGTCCCTACGTAATTGAAATTGTTCTTATCCGAATGAAAAACCGGTAGGATCGGATCCTTAAGAGGGGAATAGAACATCTTCATAAATTGATGAATATTGACGATGCTCATTTCACCTTGGTTATGCTCCTCGTAATGCTTTAACATCCGGTAAAGAAAATAATCTTGGTTTTCTTGCTTCGTCAATTGATTTTTTATGTATTCATCAAAATCGCCTCTGACAATCAATAAATAGACACGCATTGAAATATCGGGATCAACCAATATCGTATTGATCAGCTTTTCAATGCCTCCTTTTTTTGCCAGCTCCTCATTGATTAATAACATTCGCAGCTGCCCCTGCTTTAATTCCCGATAATAAATTAAATTAAACTCCTTGCCTCCCTGCTTTAACAGATCGACTTCCTTGGAGAGAAGACGTTTTTTTTCTTTGATGAGTGGTGGTACTAAAGTGCTGATTTTCAACTTTCCTTCCGTCCCCTTGTCAACCGACCAAAAAACTACCGGAGCGATCTCTTCGATCATATTGTTCTCGACATATGGAGAAGAACAACCGGCCATCCACATAAGGCTTACAATCGCCAATAAACCATAGTGCTTGTATGGTACCATGCCTACATACTCTCCTTTCGTTTAACCACAGTGAAAAGGATCGTAGGAACAAGTAAATAAATGAATGCGCCGAGCCAGATTTGAATGTTCAGTAACATCTTTTGACCCGGAACCGTTTCCCATAACCATTGATCCATTATGATGATGCTTATCAAAATGACGAACCAACTCGACAATAATCCGATCCGAGTCGTGCGTTCGTTCATTTTTCTCATAAAGACTCTTCCGGCTCCATAAAGACACAACAGAAGAATTGAAATGTCAAACACATAATTAAACATATGAAAAGAGATAAGGATGTAATCGATTCGTTCTAAACCGCTCGTTTGAATGTAGCTTCCCATATATACTACCGGAAAATTGATCTTGCTTAAGAAGTTCGAACCGTAAAACAATACTGAAGCAATGAACAATAATGAATATTCCATGATCGTCAGCATGTTTCCAATGACAAGATATTTCGATATTTTTTTATTGGAGCTTAACCATGGAACCATAAAGGCCAAATATACTGGACCGGAAAATGCCGACCAAATAAACAACAAACCCTGCCATGATTGTCCTGACCATTCGGTGGGTATGAAAGGATACAAATCGCGGTAATTTGCAATCGGCGGAAAGAAAAAAGGAATAAACACGATTAAGATCCAAGCCCCGCAAAGAAAGGCGATGACAACAAAACGCAATGTTTTCTCCATTCCATGTGAAGCCACAAATAAGCTGATCAAAAGAATCATTAGGACCAGCCACTTTTTATTCATTGATGGATAAATAAAACTATGGAGCATTTCAACGTATCCCAGTGTGATGATTGAAATTTTTAACAATATGATCAAAAAACCAAGTATTGCGAAAATTTGAACCATCCGTTTCCCGAAAAGCTGTACAAATCCTTGATAGCCTTTCGTTGCATAACTGGAAGTAAACCATTTGGACAGCATCATCAAATTAAGTTGGGACAGCAGCCCCATGACGACAATTCCCCAAACCATATACGAATGAACCAAATAAACCGGCATGATTAAAATAAAATAATGCATTTGCGTGCGATTAACCAATAAAAGGAAATAGATGCCACCAAGGGTGGAAGTTCGATTGTATAAGGATAAAGTCTTCATTTCTTCATCTCCTGCCGCCATTTCCGTAGTGGTTTTAGATAACCCGGACGCGTTTTCATCCAAATTAATGGGCCGCGGATAAAGAGGTCGATCCAATCCTTCCCATAAAAAGGAGCAATCGGCGCTAAATAAGGTTGACCTAATGACGTTAATCCATGGAGATGTGCAAGAATCCCGATCAGCCCGATCACGATTCCCGGCAACCCAAGAAACGATGCAAGGATAAGAAGAAACACTTGCATCAGAACCATGGATTTTGTCATTTGATAATTGGGAACTAAAAAGAAAGCAATAGCGGATATACCCATCAAAACAATTAATACTTTACTTGCAAAGCCTGCTTCTACAGCCGCTTGTCCAATGACGATACCACCGATAACCCCTAACGTTTGACTGGTTTTGGTCGGCATTCGCAAACTTGCTTCTTTGATGATTTCCAGCGTTACGATCATGAAAAATCCTTCCGCAAACGGAGTAAAGGGCAATTTGCTTCTCGATTCCAATAATACGAAGAGAATCGGCAGCGGAACCATTTGGTAATGAAATGTCGTTAATGCAACATAAAAAGGAATCATCGTCAAAGAAACAATAAAACTTCCGTACCGGATTAAACGTAAAAAACTGGCTACCGGCCAACGAAGGAAGTAGTCTTCAGGCGATTGGAATAAATGAAAAAAAGTAATGGGAGCAATTAAGGCAAACGGTGAATTGGAGACCAATAGCGTCAGCTTTCCCTCACCTAAGGCGTAGGCGCAGGAATCCGGCCGATCCGTTTGTAGTAACTGTGGAAAGACCGTATGATGATGATCTTCCATAAAAGCTGCAAGCTGAGCGGAGTCTAAAAACTGATCGAAATCCACACTTTCAATTTTCTTTCTTGCAAGGGAAACAAATTCCGGATTAATTAATCCGTCTATGTACAGTAACACAACTTTCGTTTTACTCAGTGAACCGACAGTGAAGCTTTCCGTTTTTAATGTCGTTATAGGCAAACGCCTGCGTAACATTGTAATGTTTTTATCGATTTGTTCGCTGAAACTGTCTTTCGCTCCATATATAACAGTTTCCGTTTGGGAAGATTGAATTGCCCGACCCAAAGGATTTTCCAGTTGGACGCCTAACCATTGATCGTTGACTGAATCGTTTAGAAGAATAAATCCTTGCATTATTTTTTGCTCAGCATCTTCGATCGATATAATTTCCGAAACTTTAGCATTGGCTATGCATGAAGAAAGCGACTTGTCAGCACAACGATGAAGTGGCTGAATAATCGCCTCGTTTAAACGCTCTTGATCTATTAACGTTTTTATGTATACAAGATGGACTGAAGCACTGGTACCCATTCTGTGTTCAACGACTTCGGCATCATCCATATGGTTTAATTTCTGTTTTAATTCATCAAGCCATGTGGACATTTGATGATTTTTTATTTGAGGGTCGTATTTTTCAACCATAGTCTTCTCCATTATTAAAGTAATCAAAATCATGTGGTTAATATCTTGCCCTGTAATCGAAAAATCATACGACCTGCAATTTGTATTTCAAAACCGCATAACGTTTTGAGATGTGGTTTGAGTCAAACAACAATACTATATGTAGCCTAAGGGAGTAGTGGATTTATTTGGTGTTAGATATGCCGAGGTGATAATCAAAAATAATTTAAGTGTAAGGAATTTGTCGATGTAGCTGTGATTAGACCATCTTAAGCAGCTGAGGTTAGTAAAGTCATCAGATTATCTAGGTATGTAGTTCCTCGAGATTAACCATTATGTAAGTTAAGCATAGTTCCTCTTCGGGGGGCGACTTTCTTCGCCCCGCAAGCATGTAATGCCAAAAAGTTTACTTCTTTTGTGGTACGGTTCCCCGTATCACCACGTGATACCCGGATATACCCAACGGCACTTTTCTTTCTTTCCAAAAATGCCACCTTCCTCGAAATACTATAACATGTGCCTAAGGCGGGCGTATCCCACGATAATAACCAGTATCAGAGAAGGCACAACCTTCGTTTAAATGAAGGTTGTGCCTAGTTATTATTTCTAAATTTTTTGCATTTTTACGAACTCATCTTTACCGTATTTATTGACTAGTTTTTGAACACTTACTTCCTTCATAGATCAGACACAAAGTCCTTAATAATATCTATTTTAATATCCTCATCAGTTTTTAGTAACTTTTCAATTACAGTAGACATGTGTTTCACTCCGAGTATGCAAAATTTGGAGCATTAACTCCATGCCTGATAAAAAATAACACCCAAAAACCTCTCTTAATGACTCCCTAATATTGCTGCTACTAACCGAGCTCGCCTTCCGCCGTTCACCTCTCGGTGCCGCGAATCGTTACCTGCTCTCCCATATCCGCGATATAGTCCTTTCCCCACTCGTACATCAGATCCAGAATGGGAATCAGGCTCTCGCCGCGGGGCGTCAGACTGTATTCCACTTTAGGCGGCACGACGGGATACACTATTCGGTTCACGATGCCGTCGTCTTCCAGCTCCCGCAGTTGCGTCGTCAGCATGCGCTGCGTGATGTCCGGAATCAGCGATTTAAGCTCGCTGAACCGTTTGGTGCCCTCTTTTCCAAGGTGCCACATGATGATCATTTTCCACTTGCCGCCGATAATGGAGAGCGTCAGTTCTTTCTCGCAATTGAATACCTTGTCTTCATTTCTGCTCATGCTGCAGTCCGCCTCCTACACCTTAGTATACTTTTAGACACTATATAACAAAATTGTGCCTACTTCCAGTTTTGATACCTTCTCCTTATAATTAAGTTCAGCCTAGCGCATACTTAGTATATTCACACTCAAAGGAGGCACTCATTCATCATGAAACTTCAGCTTGCACTCGATCTGGTGAACATCCAGGAAGCCAAGGAAGTCGTCAAGGAAGTACAGGAATATATCGATATCGTCGAGATCGGCACTCCGGTCGTCATTAACGAAGGGCTTCTCGCCGTGAAGGAAATCAAGGAGGCGTTCCCGAATCTGGACGTGCTGGCCGATCTAAAAATCATGGACGCGGGCGCTTACGAGGTCATGAAGGCTTCCGAAGCCGGGGCCGACATCATCACGGTGCTGGGCGCGACCGACGATTCCACCATCCGCGGCGCGGTGGAGGAAAGCCGCAAGCACGGCAAGAAAATTCTGGTCGACATGATCAACGTGAAAAACCTGGAGGAACGCGCGCGCGAAGTCGATGCGCTCGGCGTTGATTACATCTGCGTGCATACCGGATATGATTTACAGGCGGAGGGCGAGAATTCCTTCGAACAGCTTCGCGTGATCAAAAACGTCGTGAAGAACGCCAAGACGGCGATTGCAGGCGGGATCAAGCTCGCCACGCTGCCGGAAGTCATCGAGGCGTCCCCGGATCTGGTCATCGTCGGCGGCGGCATTACGGGCCAGGCGGACAAGCGTGCCGCGGCGGCCGAAATTAAGCGGCTGATTTCGGCGCGTTAAGCGATGGCGCTGTCCATCAAGCGCCATGCGGCGCATATCGTGCAAGAGCTCGAGCATGCCGCATCGCTGCTCACAGAAGACGCCGGCGAACGGCTGACGGAAGCGATTCTCGGGGCCGGACACATATTTGTGGCGGGGGCGGGACGCTCCGGCCT
This region of Cohnella herbarum genomic DNA includes:
- a CDS encoding Ger(x)C family spore germination protein, which translates into the protein MVPYKHYGLLAIVSLMWMAGCSSPYVENNMIEEIAPVVFWSVDKGTEGKLKISTLVPPLIKEKKRLLSKEVDLLKQGGKEFNLIYYRELKQGQLRMLLINEELAKKGGIEKLINTILVDPDISMRVYLLIVRGDFDEYIKNQLTKQENQDYFLYRMLKHYEEHNQGEMSIVNIHQFMKMFYSPLKDPILPVFHSDKNNFNYVGTAFFQKDKEVMVIQDVDDEIFQLLDNDHFLKVLAIPKLSISLGRIRSNVRMKLSRDYSSLSLHVGLNGRIEEYQGEKKIQSEEQLEHLIHEIEVYLEEQTSDLLNKMQQWKVDPLAVGTHSLKPFSKEITEEQWLKYWENIKIDVDYDIKIHP
- a CDS encoding GerAB/ArcD/ProY family transporter — its product is MKTLSLYNRTSTLGGIYFLLLVNRTQMHYFILIMPVYLVHSYMVWGIVVMGLLSQLNLMMLSKWFTSSYATKGYQGFVQLFGKRMVQIFAILGFLIILLKISIITLGYVEMLHSFIYPSMNKKWLVLMILLISLFVASHGMEKTLRFVVIAFLCGAWILIVFIPFFFPPIANYRDLYPFIPTEWSGQSWQGLLFIWSAFSGPVYLAFMVPWLSSNKKISKYLVIGNMLTIMEYSLLFIASVLFYGSNFLSKINFPVVYMGSYIQTSGLERIDYILISFHMFNYVFDISILLLCLYGAGRVFMRKMNERTTRIGLLSSWFVILISIIIMDQWLWETVPGQKMLLNIQIWLGAFIYLLVPTILFTVVKRKESM
- a CDS encoding spore germination protein, which gives rise to MVEKYDPQIKNHQMSTWLDELKQKLNHMDDAEVVEHRMGTSASVHLVYIKTLIDQERLNEAIIQPLHRCADKSLSSCIANAKVSEIISIEDAEQKIMQGFILLNDSVNDQWLGVQLENPLGRAIQSSQTETVIYGAKDSFSEQIDKNITMLRRRLPITTLKTESFTVGSLSKTKVVLLYIDGLINPEFVSLARKKIESVDFDQFLDSAQLAAFMEDHHHTVFPQLLQTDRPDSCAYALGEGKLTLLVSNSPFALIAPITFFHLFQSPEDYFLRWPVASFLRLIRYGSFIVSLTMIPFYVALTTFHYQMVPLPILFVLLESRSKLPFTPFAEGFFMIVTLEIIKEASLRMPTKTSQTLGVIGGIVIGQAAVEAGFASKVLIVLMGISAIAFFLVPNYQMTKSMVLMQVFLLILASFLGLPGIVIGLIGILAHLHGLTSLGQPYLAPIAPFYGKDWIDLFIRGPLIWMKTRPGYLKPLRKWRQEMKK
- a CDS encoding winged helix-turn-helix transcriptional regulator; translation: MSRNEDKVFNCEKELTLSIIGGKWKMIIMWHLGKEGTKRFSELKSLIPDITQRMLTTQLRELEDDGIVNRIVYPVVPPKVEYSLTPRGESLIPILDLMYEWGKDYIADMGEQVTIRGTER
- the hxlA gene encoding 3-hexulose-6-phosphate synthase; protein product: MKLQLALDLVNIQEAKEVVKEVQEYIDIVEIGTPVVINEGLLAVKEIKEAFPNLDVLADLKIMDAGAYEVMKASEAGADIITVLGATDDSTIRGAVEESRKHGKKILVDMINVKNLEERAREVDALGVDYICVHTGYDLQAEGENSFEQLRVIKNVVKNAKTAIAGGIKLATLPEVIEASPDLVIVGGGITGQADKRAAAAEIKRLISAR